Proteins from one Candidatus Coatesbacteria bacterium genomic window:
- a CDS encoding DNRLRE domain-containing protein, whose translation MLKKPSLILSLALFIPAAAGYQVTLHPTDDTYTDPGGGNFGASSELWVANYAGSGHYERANLRFELDPYTGETVVDATVHMYRFFSCPSGGTCMVDFYDITQDWSEDSWSGGHLEHGTTLWQTQGFSTAGGDQSWEQIELTDLFAAWLDGSLPDNYGFVMHARDGSKFAKFYSKESDETFRPYVVLTLSGAPVEQASFGRIKALAR comes from the coding sequence TTGCTCAAGAAACCGTCCCTCATCCTCTCCCTCGCCCTGTTCATCCCCGCCGCGGCGGGCTATCAGGTAACCCTCCACCCCACCGACGACACCTACACCGACCCCGGCGGCGGCAACTTCGGCGCCTCGAGCGAGCTCTGGGTCGCCAACTACGCCGGCTCCGGCCACTACGAGCGTGCCAACCTGCGCTTCGAGCTCGACCCCTACACCGGCGAGACCGTCGTCGACGCCACGGTGCACATGTACCGTTTCTTCTCCTGCCCCTCGGGCGGCACCTGCATGGTCGACTTCTACGACATCACCCAGGACTGGAGCGAGGACTCCTGGTCCGGCGGCCACCTCGAACACGGGACGACGCTCTGGCAGACCCAGGGCTTCTCCACCGCCGGCGGTGACCAGAGCTGGGAGCAGATCGAGCTGACCGACCTCTTCGCCGCCTGGCTCGACGGCTCCCTGCCCGACAACTACGGCTTCGTCATGCACGCCCGCGACGGCAGCAAGTTCGCCAAGTTCTACTCCAAGGAAAGCGACGAGACCTTCCGGCCCTACGTCGTCCTGACCCTCTCCGGAGCGCCGGTCGAGCAGGCCAGCTTCGGACGAATCAAGGCCCTGGCCAGGTAA